A window from Bubalus kerabau isolate K-KA32 ecotype Philippines breed swamp buffalo chromosome 5, PCC_UOA_SB_1v2, whole genome shotgun sequence encodes these proteins:
- the CSRP3 gene encoding cysteine and glycine-rich protein 3 isoform X2 encodes MPNWGGGAKCGACEKTVYHAEEIQCNGRSFHKTCFHCMACRKALDSTTVAAHESEIYCKVCYGRRYGPKGIGYGQGAGCLSTDTGEHLGLQFQQSPKQARSATTSSNPSKFAKFGESEKCPRCGKSVYAAEKVMGGGKPWHKTCFRCAICGKSLESTNVTDKDGELYCKVCYAKNFGPTGIGFGGLTHQVEKKD; translated from the exons ATGCCAAACTGGGGTGGAGGAGCTAAATGCGGAGCCTGCGAAAAGACGGTCTACCACGCGGAAGAAATCCAGTGCAATGGGAGGAGTTTCCACAAGACCTGTTTCCACTGCA TGGCCTGCAGGAAGGCGCTGGACAGCACCACGGTGGCAGCTCACGAGTCAGAGATCTACTGTAAGGTCTGCTACGGGCGCCGGTATGGCCCAAAAGGGATCGGGTATGGACAAGGCGCTGGCTGCCTCAGCACGGACACAGGCGAACACCTGGGACTCCAGTTTCAACA GTCCCCAAAGCAGGCACGTTCAGCCACCACCAGCAGCAACCCTTCCAAGTTCGCGAAGTTTGGAGAATCGGAGAAGTGCCCTCGATGCGGAAAGTCGGTCTATGCTGCTGAGAAGGTGATGGGAGGTGGTAAG CCTTGGCACAAGACCTGTTTTCGCTGCGCCATCTGTGGGAAGAGTCTAGAGTCCACAAACGTCACTGACAAAGATGGGGAACTTTACTGCAAAG TGTGCTATGCCAAAAACTTCGGCCCTACAGGTATTGGGTTTGGGGGCCTTACACACCAAGTGGAAAAGAAAGATTGA
- the CSRP3 gene encoding cysteine and glycine-rich protein 3 isoform X1 → MQLSRQRSHRQSPFRCDVFCDPLTTHCFLPQSKCRFDLDQRVFKMPNWGGGAKCGACEKTVYHAEEIQCNGRSFHKTCFHCMACRKALDSTTVAAHESEIYCKVCYGRRYGPKGIGYGQGAGCLSTDTGEHLGLQFQQSPKQARSATTSSNPSKFAKFGESEKCPRCGKSVYAAEKVMGGGKPWHKTCFRCAICGKSLESTNVTDKDGELYCKVCYAKNFGPTGIGFGGLTHQVEKKD, encoded by the exons ATGCAGCTGAGCCGACAGAGATCACACAGACAG TCCCCATTTAGATGTGATGTTTTCTGTGATCCTCTAACAACTCACTGCTTTCTTCCCCAATCTAAATGTAG ATTTGACCTTGATCAGAGAGTCTTCAAGATGCCAAACTGGGGTGGAGGAGCTAAATGCGGAGCCTGCGAAAAGACGGTCTACCACGCGGAAGAAATCCAGTGCAATGGGAGGAGTTTCCACAAGACCTGTTTCCACTGCA TGGCCTGCAGGAAGGCGCTGGACAGCACCACGGTGGCAGCTCACGAGTCAGAGATCTACTGTAAGGTCTGCTACGGGCGCCGGTATGGCCCAAAAGGGATCGGGTATGGACAAGGCGCTGGCTGCCTCAGCACGGACACAGGCGAACACCTGGGACTCCAGTTTCAACA GTCCCCAAAGCAGGCACGTTCAGCCACCACCAGCAGCAACCCTTCCAAGTTCGCGAAGTTTGGAGAATCGGAGAAGTGCCCTCGATGCGGAAAGTCGGTCTATGCTGCTGAGAAGGTGATGGGAGGTGGTAAG CCTTGGCACAAGACCTGTTTTCGCTGCGCCATCTGTGGGAAGAGTCTAGAGTCCACAAACGTCACTGACAAAGATGGGGAACTTTACTGCAAAG TGTGCTATGCCAAAAACTTCGGCCCTACAGGTATTGGGTTTGGGGGCCTTACACACCAAGTGGAAAAGAAAGATTGA